GCTTATACCTTGTTTTCCGTTGGATGGTAGGTTTGATCAAGGTTATCCGTATGATTGTCAACTGACTGTTCACAGCGCAATGGTCGGCGTCGGTCGCACAATGTGGCAAGTCGTGCTTGGACGGGTCATTTCAGGATCTGGTGGCTCAGCATTGAACGTCCTCGGGCTGCTCTTGGTGACAGGTAAAATACGATAGAGGACCCTTGATGGAAGGACTGAGCTAACCTTGATAGATCTCGTCCCACTCCGTGACGTGGCTGCGTGGCAAGCAGGTATCAATCTGGCCGCAACAGTAGGACGAAGTCTTGGTGGACCTGTGGGAGGTTGGCTAGCCGATACCATTGGATGGCGATGGTCTTTCCTCGGCCAGGCACCCATTTTCCTACTTGCTGTCTTGCTGTGTTGGTTTTTCCTGCCAAAAGGCAAGCAAGTGGGCAAGAGTGATGAAGGTGTTGAAGCAAGCGGCAAGCCCATCAACGGCAAAAAGGGCTCTCTAGCGAGGATCGACTTTCTTGGCGCTGCTTTATTGGCACTCTTCATCTTGACCTTTCTCCTCCCGATTGAGATTGGAGGTACCAAGATACCTTGGAGCCACCCGCTCATCTTCGTCCTCTTTGGCGTAGCTGTCGTGTTTGGTGGACTCTTTGCCGCCGTTGAGGAGTGGTGGGCTAAAGAGCCAATCTTTCCCCTGGAACTGTTGAAGCATCGCGACATTATCTTGACGTACGTCATTAGCGGTGGGCAAGTCGCAGCTCAACTCGGCCTTATGTTCTCCGTCCCGCTCTATTTCCAGGTGACACAGCGTGTCTCTAACACTGTTGCTGGAATACATCTCTTCCCCGCTGTCTTTGGGAATGCCATCGGTGGCGTCCTTGCTGGATATCTGATCAGAAAGTTTGTCAATCCCGAAGATGCAAATTGTTTGGAGCGACATGCTGACTTGCACAGAACTGGTCGTTACAAATCTCTATTGATAATTGCGACGATCGCATCGATGTTCTCCTACTCGCTTTTGCTGCTTCGGTGGCATGGAGATACAAATGCTTGGGAGTCGCTTTACATCGTACCTGGTGGGTTTGGGGCTGGCCTGGTACAGTCGGCGGGTTTCATCAGCATTCAAGCCGCTGCCAACCCCAAGCACAAGGCCGCAGTGACGTCGGGAATGTTTTTGACATTCCAAATCGGCATGATCCTCGGCCTGTCATGTGTTAGTGCCGTCATGATGGAAACGATGAGATGGCGGCTAGACGCATTGCTGGAAGGCATGGATCTCAGCGCAGTTGTGCGAAAGCAGGTAAGCAGAGAGGCCAGTCGATGATTCTCTCAAGCCGTCGCGGACACTCACATGAATTGGGGTAGATTATCGCAAAAGCGACATCGAGTGTTGACTACATCGATCATGCGGATGAAAAGGTTTCAGCAGCCATCGTGCAGGCGTACGTCGAAGGTTTGGGATTTAGCCACGGTTTCTCACTCATCTCATCAGCGCTGGCACTAATCGCGGCTATTTTCGTAAGAGAGCATAAGTTGTGATGTAGAGCATTGGCGGAGCATCGATTGCTCATGTAGAGCCATGAAATTTCCTGGTCTGCGTACCTAGAGAGTCAAGGTAGACTCTGGCGACATTGTATGTTGGTATAGAATTCGAGTAGAAGAGAGGAAGAGCTGGGTTTGGAATGACATTGGATCCTGTGAGGATGCAACTCCAGGTGCACAGTTGACTAGAAGCTTTCACACCATGTCCCAACACTGTGTGTCCCTTGATAAGTGGGCCTTGCACAACACGTTTTTGTGGCCGGAGTATCTCGGTGAATTCTTAGCGGCACCTCGTCTCATCAAACAACCGCCGCGGCAGCATTGAGGAAGACCTTTTTTACCAGAATATAACCAGCCATACCGTCTTCCAAGTACCTAACCAGTGAAGAAGGAACCGGCGATACTCCTACAAAAGTTTGAAATTCAGAGGAAGCACTGCAGTCTACATCAGTTCAGCCACTGATACCTGGGGCCCCTTCGTTTGCCATTCCGACCTCGCCGTTGCCTCATCACCACTACCTCCAGGTGCTGTTATAACTACCGACATCATCATACCAGAATTTCTCCCTCAGGACATATGATATTCGTTACGTATAGAAATCCGCAATCATGCCGCCCAGGCGTTTGCGTCTCGACTTCTCCGCCGCTGAGCTACACGCCTTGGGGATAACACCCGACATGGACCCTCGCACGTTAGTAGAAGTGCTCCAGAGACTCCACCAGAGACTACAAACCAGCGTCCAAGAGGCTT
This is a stretch of genomic DNA from Colletotrichum lupini chromosome 10, complete sequence. It encodes these proteins:
- a CDS encoding major facilitator superfamily transporter; the encoded protein is MTRSKTLQSGEGTQRVVDERSPLLSSTRRGSSSSGESSLTSSSSSAYSDGQYLPWHLTRPSEVVDSSVDVEQVAPVATASDDAKLQARKTSTWAVVKIVSILLVGTFTANADGSLVMATHPTIASEFDDLENSSWLFVSFALAGAATQTLYGKLSDIYGRRALLMVAYTLFSVGCAMVGVGRTMWQVVLGRVISGSGGSALNVLGLLLVTDLVPLRDVAAWQAGINLAATVGRSLGGPVGGWLADTIGWRWSFLGQAPIFLLAVLLCWFFLPKGKQVGKSDEGVEASGKPINGKKGSLARIDFLGAALLALFILTFLLPIEIGGTKIPWSHPLIFVLFGVAVVFGGLFAAVEEWWAKEPIFPLELLKHRDIILTYVISGGQVAAQLGLMFSVPLYFQVTQRVSNTVAGIHLFPAVFGNAIGGVLAGYLIRKFVNPEDANCLERHADLHRTGRYKSLLIIATIASMFSYSLLLLRWHGDTNAWESLYIVPGGFGAGLVQSAGFISIQAAANPKHKAAVTSGMFLTFQIGMILGLSCVSAVMMETMRWRLDALLEGMDLSAVVRKQIIAKATSSVDYIDHADEKVSAAIVQAYVEGLGFSHGFSLISSALALIAAIFVREHKL